CGATAAGAACGGCCTCCTCCATCTGAGATGGTCAATGAACCTGACCGAGAGCCTTGTCCTGGGTTATTTTTGATAGTAACCTTGATTTTTGCCACACCATTACCACTGCTCCTATCTACATCTATCCATGAGCTTTTGGAAATAGACCAGCTTCCATTGCTCTCTACTAACACTTCCTTTGTTGTTCCTATGTACGTGGTTGAAATTGATGAAACAGACGCATGAAGGAATTTGGTAATTTCATATTCCTTGGTAGATATGATATCCAGGTTTTTATCCCTAATCAATTCTAATCGACCGGCCTCATCATATTTATAGTATACCGTATTGTTATTTGGATCTGTTTCCGTAAGAGTCCCAAAAATAGGATGGTTTGTGTATGAAGTCATATACGCGCCCTTGGGCAAAAGCCTCAAATTATCAATAGAGGCAGAACCCGAAACAGTAACATTTCCGCTACTATTCCTCATTATCAACCTTTCTTCTAGCGTCCAACCATCAGTTACCCTTGTACCTACAAGAGTGTTTTTAGATAATCCGTTCAAAACTACCGACCCATTCTTATACCAATAGCTAATTAGATATTCCTGGTTTCCTTGCAGTTTTTTTGTGATACTCTGATTATTTAAAACAAAAGCTCTACCGACTATTCCTGAAGTTAAATTATCGGCTGTTATTCTTGGGACTTGCCAGTTTCCTTTTTCAACGCCCTCAAAACTGGTATAGGCGCAGTCATCCGACTTTGCATTGCTTATTTTTGCAACAATATTTAGCTCATCGTACTCCCAGAACTGGGAAGAAGTAGTTTTTCCAATGTTATCTGTTATATCCAACAATTGATCTGTTTCAGCATCATAAGTATATGACACATCATGAACAAGTTGGTTTCCAGATGAGGATCCTATATAGGAACGTTCCCTACTAGGTAGTACACTGCCCGAATTTTGCGAATCATAATCTATTGTATTGAAAGTCATTATCTGATTCCCCTCCTTCTGCGTTCTGGATTTAACAAGGGATACGAGATTTGAATTTTTCAAATCAGAAAGGGATCCTGGTTGATCTACTAAATAAACAGTACTATTTTCTAACCAATTCGATGTACTTTCACCTAAGCGATAGGTTTTTATCGAGGTGGGTAGATGATAAGTGTCGTGATATAAATATTCGGTAACAGTAGTTATGGATTTACTTTGATTGTTGACATCATAAATCGTTGAACGACTATTTTGCAATTGCATATAGCCATCTCCTAACTCATAAAAATCTACATTATACCATAAATCACCTGACCCAAATCCAAATAAGGTAGCATTCATCCCCAATACCTTGGTCTTCGCAGCAACTGGCTGATAGGTGTATTTCTCAAGTGAAACCTTGTTATTCGCAAAATCAAAGGTTTCCTTCTGTCGGAGAACTCCAACTGTTGTGCCTTTAAAACTTTTATAGCCAAATGGACCAGGGTGTGTTGAATAATATGGATGATGAACCTCTCTATCAGGAAAACCTGTATCCCATTCACTTACCCGAAGGTTTTTGTTTTCATTAGTCTGAAGCAGATTTTCATCGGAAAAAGTATAAAAAGTATGTCTTTCTCGACTTCCATTCATTAATTGAACAGTTACGTATTTGTATGCTATATGACGTCCCATATGATCAAGAAGTGGATGGTATGAATGCTCTCGATACTCCTTAAAATCATTCCCATTGTCACTCATGTTCACTTCATACATCGGCTCCGCGTATAATTGTCCGCTTGTTTTATTGTTGCTATCCGTATAATCGTAGGAACGAACCACATAACTATTACCTGAGTAATCGGCCTTTGTCACTTTCGATATTCTAAGCCCTCCAGCATTAATCTCATTTCCAATATTGTTTACATAACTATTGAGCTCATAATCATAATCAGTATATCCTCCAGCTGTGTGGTAGATTCTTTTTAATGTGTTTGCCTTTTGATGTAAAGTTGGACTTCGCTTTGCCCCATATTTTGGAAATTTATGGGTGGCTGTATTATTATTATAGAAACCCCAGTGATCTTGTTGATCGCTATCATATTCAGGTAGTGTTGGTTCGTTTTCAAATTGACCAAAATAGGCGAATTGATAGAGAGCCAATTCCAAAGTACTTTTGGTCACTCCCGTCAGCATCAATCGCTTTGACAAACCTTCACCGAGATAGTTGTACTTGAAGTTGTAAAGAAGGGTAATTCCATTGCCTCTGTAATAAATGTAGTCCAACTTCCTAAGATTGGAAATATCTTCTCGACTGCTGTAGTTAAACTCTATCCTCATTCCAGAATAATAAATCTCATCTAACTGTAGTCTTTGGTATTCATTATGAATACTCTGTGATTTCACCACACCTGACTCATATGGTCTTTTCCAATTAAACTTGCTAAACTCATGATGAGCAGGCCATACTTCAGAATAGGTGAAGCTGATTAAGTCAGAGCTTGCATATTTTCTAATTCGTGACAAATGCCATTTTGAATAGTATGTTGATTGCTCCTCCCCTCCCTGATATAGGATCGTACGCTCTTTATCCTCAAATTCATATTTATTTCCATTTTCATCTTGAATGACAAAACCAAAATATCCATAAGCCTCATTATACGTCGGAGTGATTTTGAGATTATTTGGAGTCAATTTTATTACTTTCCTGTTTTCGTCAATTGTGAACTGACCACTATATCCTAGAAATTGAAAAAAGTAAATATCTGGGTGTGTGTCCCACTTGGCATCTTTATCACCTTCTACCACTTGACTTTTGAAGACTTGATCGGTTGTGTTAATTGCTACCTGGCTTCCTCTTTTCTCCTTTCCACTAAATCCATTTCGTGCTCCATCATCCACACCTCTTTTTTGCCTGGCAATGTAGCCACCTGCGTTCAAATTCCACCCAAGACCGACTGCACCTGCACGTTGGTTCACTCTTATCCCGGAGGTGTTGTAACTAATGGATATGGGAACCAGAAAACTTTCAATTGGTAAATTGATGTTCAATACTCCTGAACTTAAATTCTCTGTAGTCTGCAACTCGTTCGAACCAAACCCATCCGGAATAGTTGGTGAGGTATCCTGTGCCATAGATTTGATC
The sequence above is drawn from the Reichenbachiella sp. genome and encodes:
- a CDS encoding BACON domain-containing protein, coding for MIKLGLSKLLLFLTRSFLLIACTGLMIKSMAQDTSPTIPDGFGSNELQTTENLSSGVLNINLPIESFLVPISISYNTSGIRVNQRAGAVGLGWNLNAGGYIARQKRGVDDGARNGFSGKEKRGSQVAINTTDQVFKSQVVEGDKDAKWDTHPDIYFFQFLGYSGQFTIDENRKVIKLTPNNLKITPTYNEAYGYFGFVIQDENGNKYEFEDKERTILYQGGEEQSTYYSKWHLSRIRKYASSDLISFTYSEVWPAHHEFSKFNWKRPYESGVVKSQSIHNEYQRLQLDEIYYSGMRIEFNYSSREDISNLRKLDYIYYRGNGITLLYNFKYNYLGEGLSKRLMLTGVTKSTLELALYQFAYFGQFENEPTLPEYDSDQQDHWGFYNNNTATHKFPKYGAKRSPTLHQKANTLKRIYHTAGGYTDYDYELNSYVNNIGNEINAGGLRISKVTKADYSGNSYVVRSYDYTDSNNKTSGQLYAEPMYEVNMSDNGNDFKEYREHSYHPLLDHMGRHIAYKYVTVQLMNGSRERHTFYTFSDENLLQTNENKNLRVSEWDTGFPDREVHHPYYSTHPGPFGYKSFKGTTVGVLRQKETFDFANNKVSLEKYTYQPVAAKTKVLGMNATLFGFGSGDLWYNVDFYELGDGYMQLQNSRSTIYDVNNQSKSITTVTEYLYHDTYHLPTSIKTYRLGESTSNWLENSTVYLVDQPGSLSDLKNSNLVSLVKSRTQKEGNQIMTFNTIDYDSQNSGSVLPSRERSYIGSSSGNQLVHDVSYTYDAETDQLLDITDNIGKTTSSQFWEYDELNIVAKISNAKSDDCAYTSFEGVEKGNWQVPRITADNLTSGIVGRAFVLNNQSITKKLQGNQEYLISYWYKNGSVVLNGLSKNTLVGTRVTDGWTLEERLIMRNSSGNVTVSGSASIDNLRLLPKGAYMTSYTNHPIFGTLTETDPNNNTVYYKYDEAGRLELIRDKNLDIISTKEYEITKFLHASVSSISTTYIGTTKEVLVESNGSWSISKSSWIDVDRSSGNGVAKIKVTIKNNPGQGSRSGSLTISDGGGRSYRINISQGGGPAKYVTPGQSSVTVDVDAVTVEILSNTSWEAEITSDPEQGIRIVGSNSGSNNGTLEIRALSKDPDEEYSGVITITSLDGSVSATINVNY